aattaaaattgacttattatttattaaatcagtttatataaaaaatatttatattaacattaaagttTTCGAAAACTGAAATATAGAACTTTGTCAGTTATCAAggtaaaaagtcaaaattaaattttactcttaatttgaatttattttattagtgtatTTGATTCAAATTCACTTATTGGGAACATGagaacaatacaaaaaatatcaactgATATTAGaagatattatgtaataatgcaTTGAACAATGTAATCGTGTCTTTAACAACATaagaatgattttaattttcttacctTTGATCTAAAGATTCACTGATATAACgttttacaatacatatattggtattgtgagttgtttttaaatttatggtttcatttttatataatataacattattgctATTGTTGTAACCTGTTTCTGaagaaacaaaaatgttagtttGATGAAAATACTCCCAAGAAGAAAACATTCATCATTATTTgtgaaatattgttaaaatttcgtGATTCTTATTAGGTCAGATGAGTTACTAGCGTTGTTATAACAGGcgtttgttttttgttacCTCACAACAAAATCgggtagatataataatattctcgcCATTTACCTAAAGTTTAacgttaattgaaaaataatacacaagagagaaaaaataataacgtcaGACGGACGGGTTGTATTTGACgtgtataaagtattaaattttgcaCCGAGATGATAGTCAAAGTAAAAAATCCTTTTAgctaaagaaatatataatattcataatttatactaccgtacattttgtatgtttatCTCTTGtctcattaatttattttaaaacacaacaTTGCATTACGAATCAAAAGTCATTTATGCGAATgaaatttgtatacctatgtataatgtaggtacatatattatagttatttaatccTGTTAACTCGGATAATTTtacactattaaaaaataaagtccatttatccatttatatgaaaattagagacataatatgtactatttcAGGGATAGTACAACATAAATTGGGCGTACTCATTttggatatatttatttaccaggATTATAAAACCAATGTACATTTTGGACCGGTAACGGTGTACGCTTTAGACTGAagtgactattttattaccttaGGGTTATCCCATCCATGTCGACCCATACAAGGTAAATATCTAGtaggtaacattttatatagcaCAAATTAATCTGAAACTAGCCAATGGttaaaacttttctttttttattaccatttgTTTAGAAGACTTACAATCGATTTTGTGACATTATGTCAACATTTTGTTCGTAAAGGAACATAGATCAAATCGTTACAGAATAAAATCTAAGAATTTACGGGATGGACTTCTTCTTCCCATAATTTAAACAccgtataatttactttatgtttaacgtgtatatataatataatatattatattgtatagattgtaaatataaaattttgttttaataataaaaaaaacccaagaaattttttttaattctaagcAAATTGAAAACCaaatttgttgttttgttGTGTTAATGTATCATAGTATAAATCAGTTGTTTACTTGTTactcataatttaatagttatttctcGTATGCTGTTTAAACTTAAGATGATAatgctattttatttcaatcttatatataaaaatgaatcgcaaaatttggtaagcgcataactcaacaacgcctggaccgatttcgctcattctttttttgtttgggtcgtaattgtcaggagaaggttcttacggacgaaaaatttgagaaagttatcggattagagaaatatgacgaggtggtgatgaaattacagaggcgccatctatccagcaaatagtcaactaaattatttttggtagtcaatggcaaccatttaaataaaataaatcatttatttaaaatgtttttaaaaatgcatgcaaaTAGACATACAAACAACGCAAATGTTCGCAAATGTTCGTTGAAGTCCAAGGATGGTTTTTACGGctagaaaaattagaattattgctggaaaaaccctaaaaatagcccttttctttttaaaatagcccttcctataatatttataatataatactgatcGTATCCATGGCAACCAACAATCGTGTTTTGTGCAGAGTGTTTAGTTAGTTAGTGTTTGTTTAGTTCGTgattagtgaaaaaataatttatatttgatatgccTCCTATAAGACGAAGCAATTTAGGTAGAAGAACCAGAAATGCTACAAACCAAGCTAATTACCGATCTAATTCACAAACGCGTGAAGCGCGAGCAAGTTTGAATCGAGCTGCTTTTAGTTACGATGTGTCAATTGACTACAGTAACTACCAATGTGTTGTTATTGGTTCTATGAACTCGGTTTGCTCACACTGTAaggcattaaaatacaaaaacgaagCCAATGGATTGTGTTGCGCAAATGGTAAAGTGAAATTGATACCATTGGATCCACCACCAGAACCATTGTACTCATTGGTTTCAGGAATAGGAACAGATTCTATACACTTTTTGACAAATAtccaacaatataacaattgctTTCAAATGACTTCATTTGGGGCAACAAATGTAGTTCGGGAAAATTTTATGCCAACTTtcaaggtatgtattatagcagttactcataattattttagcgaACAAAATTTTCTGTCACCAAAGTTAAGATGTGTCACTAATCTTCAATTTCTTAATCATTACGAAATATATCACttagtcatcatattatatggtgtTTCAGTTTCAGtgacacttttattatattttatatttgatagatattag
The DNA window shown above is from Aphis gossypii isolate Hap1 chromosome 2, ASM2018417v2, whole genome shotgun sequence and carries:
- the LOC126549824 gene encoding uncharacterized protein LOC126549824, with the translated sequence MPPIRRSNLGRRTRNATNQANYRSNSQTREARASLNRAAFSYDVSIDYSNYQCVVIGSMNSVCSHCKALKYKNEANGLCCANGKVKLIPLDPPPEPLYSLVSGIGTDSIHFLTNIQQYNNCFQMTSFGATNVVRENFMPTFKIQGQIYHRAGSLLPVSDSDNKFLQIYFMGNSPQEIDLRCAHNNLVKRSIVEQLQTLFHQHNQLIILFKTALDLMPSDNHKILIRADKTPLEKTWNPVILFYVVGMINYNV